In Phocoena phocoena chromosome 7, mPhoPho1.1, whole genome shotgun sequence, the genomic window AGGAAACCTAGAGCCCGGGGAGCGTCTGAACGGAGGAGCCAGGTGAGCCCTCCGGGCGCTGAGCTGTAGGCAGTTGGTCATACAAACACTGCTGTGTTGACTGGTGGCCCTGGGTGCCCGGAGCAGCAGGTCACTGGGGTGCGGGGAGAGGCCCTGGTAAATGCCTGTTCATCCGGTAGCCTCCCCGTAGGAGCCTCTGCCCTGTGCGCCTTTCTTGCCCAAACTGGCTGGGGACGAGGGTCTTGCCATGAGCTTCAGGGCACACTGGTCTCCCCACACTGGAACAAGCTGTCTTCCCCTTTGGCACCGAGTGCCCAAAGGTGTGCGTTTCACCCAGGTGCCCATCGGGTCCCCATGCCTAGCAGAAGTGCTCTCAGCTGGGGACAGCTGCATTCTCCTTGAGGGCACTTTTGGTTGTCATTTAACTGGGTCATATCTCTGACATTCATGGGACAGTCCCCTACCAAAGAGTTGTCCTGCCAGCGATGCCAAAAACACCAAGTAGAGACGCCCTGCCTATAGGTGGCGCTGTAAGGAGACGGCAGCCTCCAGAGATGAGGCGGGAAGACAAATTTGTCTTCACTTATTATTCAGGAAAGAAGGTCCTTTGTAAATCCCAAATTAACAATTTCTCATTTAAAGATGGGCAATTATCATTCTTTTCTCGCCATTTATAGCTTTCAAAATCCTGAAATAGGAAAATTATTGTGGGCAAAAATTCCAGCCGTAGTCATGGAAAATGGAAATGCACTTCAAAACTATTGATAAAGGTTTTTCAATGATCAATAGTTTAAAGCCCCAAAGTAATCACATACATGTATGTTAAATAATTGCTTTGGTCACACAAATATCCTGAATGATCGCATGAAGGTCTGTGGTGATTCTGCATGTGGGTGGCACCGTGCCCCGAGTTACTGGAAAACCAAATGACGAGTCTGGCGAGATTTCACCCAGCTCAGAGATTCTTTGCCTAAGCACAGCGACAACAATGCTTTTCAAATGCTTATCTTAGTTTTCACAGTGCTCGGGTTCTTGCCAGTTTTCTAAATAATCCCACCAGGCTCCTCTGGAGGGAGATGGGTGTCCGTACCAAGAAGGAGCTGTGCGAATATGAGGAATGATTCAGGCCCTTCTGAAAAGAGACTTCACGTCGTTATCCGTAATTTACACCTTCATTGAGACCTCCTCTGTCGGGTTTTGTGCGGGAGAACAAGTTAGACCTGGAGTCCTGCCTCCACCCCAGGCCAGCCTCCGGGACCCCCGACTCCAGGACTAAGATATCACAGCAGATCCGATCAGATAGCACATGTGGGTCACTGAAGTCATTTGGTGTCATGGAGAAGAATCGAGTTGCGATAGCCTTCATGGGTTGAAGAGTTGTCTCCTGCGGCAGCCCATTCAGCTGTCTCCTCCCCACAGACTCCGGGGGCCCTCGAGGACAGAAGGTGCTGGTGCGGGACTTGAAGCCCATTTACCAAGGGAGCGAAGAGGGTGCTGCGGACTCCAGGCCATCTCCGCAAAGGACAGGGTTGAACAATGGCCTCAGCTGCAGCCGGACAAACCTGGGTTGGGCCGGTGGAAGGGCCGTCACCGAGGagcttgaggtcacacagcagaccCCAACCCAGAGGAGGAGCTGCAGAGGCAGAAGGGCAGCCCTTGGTTCCGTCCAGCCTTCAGCTGGGGAACCTGCCTCTGTTCCGATACAAACGGAAACAGTGGCTAATACTGGCTCCCTGTgtgccccagctctgcccagtgCCCTTTGCCCACATCAGCTTTGGTTGGAGAGTTAAACCCCCAAGCGTGGGAACCCAGGTGGTCTGCATTCAAAACTGTGCACCGAGGCCCTGAATGGGCTGGTGCTGAAGCCCTGATGTTACCGTGCTCTTCATCTGTTTCATCATAAACCTCCCCAGAAACCAAGACAGCTTGGACTTTGGAACCTTGTGCCAGGTCATCACGTGAAGGAACAACGGTTTAGATGGGGGAAGTGGTTCGGTCAAGGTTAGCGAAGGGGAGCTCCTATTAGGATGTGACTTCCCTCCAGTGTTCTCTGCACTGCTCTGCAGCCCGTCTCTGGAAGATCTACCCAATTTCATCTAAAGATGACGGACTCTTCAtttgaagaaaaagggaaacttgAAACAGGGCCAGGCATCTCCAGCCCCATCCTACCATCCCATaagcagcaacaggggtgctcAAAGCTCTGACTCACCAGCCCTTCCCCACCACCAGCCTTGCCCCGAAAGGCCAATACCTGAGCCCTGGCTCCCAACGCTGGGGGCTGCTGTGTGTGCCAATGGCCTTGGCCTCGGCACCCAAAGCTTTTGGATGGAGCGATCAGATTTTGGGGTGATCCAGGACCCACTGCAAGCGACACCCTGACTGGAGCCACTTCCCTCAGTCTGGCTGCTACATCTGCAGATAGGGAGCCTCCCCCTGTGTTCCCAGTAACTGTGAGATGAGTGGGCAGGTAAAGCACTGGGTACAGGGTGGTGGTGTCTTTCCTGTTCCTACGAGCACCTTAGGCTCCAGCTACCTGTCTGGCCCTATGGGCGAGGCGCCCCAGAAACTTCCATACAGAACAAGCTGGCCTGGGCTCTGACAGCGTGGGTTGCACCCCGCCTCTGCCTGCAGGGAGCCCCAGTCCaagctgggctgggggcagcccCTCTCGGTTTCCTTCGGCGCTGTGGCCGGGCTGGGCTTTTGTCATTCAGAGCCCGGGCCGCGCTCCCTCCCTGGGGTCAGGCGGCCCCTTGCAAACCCCCAAGGCGCTCAGCTTGCTGCAGGGTCCCCGCCGCCGAGCCAGGTGCGTCTGCGGAAGTCGGGCTGGGGGCGCGGAGAGGGGGGACGGGTGGGCTGAGGGATCTGAGTCGGCCCGAGCGCGGGCCGGGGGGCCGACTTAATGGGATCTGGTCGGTGTAATCTCATTTCAGCTTTTGTCATTCGGGCGGCCGAGGAGCCCGAGCTGGGGGGCCGAGCCCTTTAAGAGGACGCGCGGCCACACCAGAGCGGGACAGGCATGACAAAGGCGCGGGATGCTGTGGCGGGAAATAAAGAGATGAGGCTGGGGGTGGAGCGCCCAGCGTGACGTCTGCCCCCCAGGCCGGGCTCTGCCCCCGGCTTCTTCCGGCTGCGGACGCGCCTTTGAATGGGCCCCCAGCTTGGAACTCCGGGCCCGGGAGCCTGTCCCCGGCAAGGTCGCGCGGGGCCGGGAACCGCACGCGGGCCGACGGCCTCCCTGCCTCCTCGGAACCGCGGGGTCCGATCGcgacctccttcctctctccctcgaGGCCTAGGGGACGCCGACGGTTCGGGCAGAACTAGGGTCTCCCCGCGCTTTGGCCGGAGCTGCGCCGGCCTCATTTTCCTCTCCCTGGTCCGGTGTGTGGCCCGGCTCCGGGCCGGGTCTGCTCGGCGGAAGGCGGTAGATCCGGCCCCCCagctgtgtgtgttgggggagctCCTAGAGGAGGAGGCGGGGTGGACttcgggggcggggaggggcgcaGCCCAGAGTCCAGACCCGGGAGAGCTCCAAGGCCGGCGTGGGGTGGCGGGGAGGACGTCATCCCAGAGATCAGAAAGGTTAGGGGTGTGTGCGGAGAGGCCAAAGGGGACGGAGTGCACTAGAGGTTGGGAGGTGGAGGCCAGAGACCAGACCCGGGGGTCTCCACGCAGTGGGACAGGAGTGGAGGTAGAGCTCCGAGGCGCAGGCCCGGCTTCCCGCGGGGGAAGGTGCAGTGCGCGCCCCCGAACGGCTCCTCCAGCGGGGTCTCGGCTCCTCCAGCGGGGTCTCGGCTTCTCCAGCGGGGTCGGACTCTTGGCTCTCCACGATCCAGGAATTCCGAGAAACTCGGCAAAGCGGGCTTAGACGTTGAGAGGGGAATCGCACAACTACACACATGCTAGCACTCTCCGCGCGCTCACACACCCGCCCACACTCACACCCTTGCTCATCACACAGCCGACTCCGCGCGGAGGGACACCCTCGCAGGGAACTTTGGCTCAGAGCTAGACATCTGAGCTCCGGCTGGAAGGGTTGGGGTCGAGGGGCGGCATTCCTTGGTCTGGTGGGGCGGTTTTTTTGGAATCCAGACCCGGCCTTGATGCGCAGCAGCCCCGGTGCCTGTGGCGCCTCTCGCCCCACCTGCACGGAACTTCATAGGGCTTACAGAGTTTCgggcctctcctctcctctcctctccggGCAGAGCCGGCGGTGCGCGCCCCACCTCCGATGCAAGCAGATGGGTCCAGAGTGCTGGCAGGAGACCCTGGGCCCAGTTACCCTGGTCCAATGCCCATCGAAAGGAATGTGCTCCCAGACCTTTCCCCAAAGCCAGAGAGGGCGGAAGTCAGCTTAGGTCTCTCACTTCTGAACTGTTCAAATCAGCAATCAATTTTTATGatgtaatttataatttatgcAGGTTGTCTTCATACATATGGTGTTGCTTTTGTGTGTTGGGGTTTCAGGTGCTTTATTACTCTGACGGTGTGATTTGCATTCATGTTCGGTTACCAAGATCGTATTTCTCCTGTTTACACCATAAGGGGCCGAAATGAAGATTAATGCCACCTCCCTTTGCCCGGCAACCCCTTCCCGGCAGACCCCAGACCTCGGCTCCCCTCTAGACCTCAGAGCCCGGCATCCAGCTTTGGCAGAAAGAGGCCCCGCTGTGCCCTGGCTGTGTGGGAAGCCCTGGCACATCAGAGGGTGCAAGCGGACCACCTGTTCCTGCTGTGCGTGCCTGGGCAGAGGCCTGGGGTCTCCCGGGACAGAAATAGGGGCACATACACAAAAGTGTCCTCGCCAGGGAGGCTGAGCGCGGACACGCCACTAGGCCGTGTGGTCACCCAAGCCTCGCTGCAGGTGACAAGACAAGACAAGGCAACCGACTCTGTGGCCAAGGCCGCGGAATGCACGGCACTCCAACCACTAGAGACCCCTACTCGGGACCGCCACAGGGAGCTGAGAAGGCCCCGAGGTGGTCAGATCCCGAGGCCGCCAGAGTGTCCCCCCAGCTTCCAGCGCGCCCAGCAGAACCCTCTGCCAAGGAGGACGGGGCGCCGCTCTGCTTGGGACAGGCCCGGTGCTGGAGGGAGCGGCCCCGAGGCCCTGTTCGAGGCTTGCCAGACACAGCTGAAATGATTAAGCCAATTAAGCTCGAACGAACAGATGCAAGACCGAGCGGGCACGGACCCTGAGAGAAAGGGCGGAATGCAGGTGCTCCGGCCAGCTACACGCCTCGTGCGGACTGGCCGGCGCGCAGACAGCCGTAGAATCGGGATGGTTCCGCCAGGCAAACCCGGTCTTGAGAGGCCTAGAaggccaccccccccaccccacccccccacctcaccctcacccccaccccacccccttttgGCTGAAAAGTCCCTGCGAAATACCACCCTGGGGCTGAGGACTGGGTGGCAAAAACTGGGCACAGAAGCATGTGCTGAGTCTCGACAATTCCAgcacagggctggggtgggaaagTCCAAGCCCTGGTGCTCCGAGGGTTTCTCCCAGCCCCAgcggggagcaggggcaggaggTTGTTTAAGGCCCAAGACCAATCTAAGAGGGCCCTGCCCCCAGAACGCGGAGACGCGGCTGCAGGTTTTCAAAGTACCCTCAGTTCTGCAAAGGCCAGGGGCACCCAGCTCCCCGAGGCTAGGGGctagggctggggctgggtgaCTATTCccccgcgccccccacccccggtcccCAGGATCCCTACCCTGGTTGGTGGAGGCAGGGTGCAGACGGGCTCCAAGAGCCCTAGcgcagggagggggtgggtgcaGGTCCGCAGCGCTCCCAAGCGTAATTATTTGATCTGCAGATGTAAGTGGGATTTATTGTAACAACAAATACAGTGATGTCAAAACCCAACCTTGGATTAAAGCCGGCAGCCAAAGGGGAAGTGTATTAATTTCCAACAGCATCTCAGGCCAGAGCCTATTAGAACAAGCTATTCTTCAGGCCCCCCCATCAGAATTAATCATTGGGAGTTAATTTGAAGCTCAGACAAGTTGCTGTTAATTTAGTGCAGAGAGGACGGGATGGAATAAAAAGCTGAGGTGCTGGCCGAGCCTCGTGGGTCTCATTAATCAGCCAGCTGAGACGGCCTGGCTTGATTACAATTTGCAAAAAAATTCATTAGGGCCCGGGCGATTGAcaatttttctctctgcctgtgaTGTGACTCATTAGGCAGCCAAATGAAAGCCATGATGACGGCCATGATGACAGCGGCCATCAAGCGCCGCTTGTTTATCTTCCTCCCCTCGGCCTGTCTCTCGGGCCTGGGCCTCCGCGCTGGGCTCTCAGGGCCGCCCGGTGTTCGgaggttggggaggagggagacggagcccagagagggcagggggGCCCAGCGGTGGCCGGTGCCGCGGTGTCCACCAGGCTAGGGTAGCCCCAGGCCCTCTACTCCTCCTGCTTCCAAAGGCCAAGGACCAGCGCAGCTGGGGTAGGCCTGGGAGCTTGAGCCCCACCATGAGGTTCCCTGAAGGCACCCCCCTCCTTGCTAGGGAGCTTCACTTTCCCCCCAAGGTTTCTGAAGCCAAGGCTTTGGGCCCCTCCACTCTGTGCCTTCCATCCCTACCATGGGCTTTTGGAGAATGTGGGTAGGGGTTACACCTGTTATGGTGCAAGGGTACATGGGATGGGGGGGCAGAGTGCCCTGCTCTCAACACCCGGGGTTCCTTCCCCAGACCCGGCGCGCCAGGTGGGGGCGTCCCCGCCGCGGAGGCCGCAGCCCCCCCCAGATCCTCAGGCCCGGACTCTGCGCCACCGGCCGCGGTTCTGCCAGGGGCACATATCCGGCCTGGGGATGGAGAGGCCCGGGTATGGGGGGCGGGGACGGCGTCTCCACGGGCCTCCGTTGCTgctgctgcggcggcggcgggggccaGTGGCCAGTGCGGACCTGCCGCGAGCAGATGACGCCAACAGGCGACCCGGGCGCGATCACTGGCGGGCTACCGGCGGCATCggcgggagcggctgggccttgGGGACCGTGCGCCGGGCAGGGAGCGGCCCGGGCGCACCTCCCACCTCAGGCCCCAGGGCGCTGGGTGGGGGGCAGCAAGGAGCCTCCACAGCTCTCCGCTCCCCGCAGAGCGGACTGAGGCCCTCGGAGGAACGGCCACTCAGTATCACTGTGCTCAAAAACCAAGCCCGGGCCATCTTCTGTCCCTGGAAATCTTGGGAACGCGGCGGAAATCGGTGTCTCGGTCGCGCCCGGCCCTCACTTTGCGCCTGAAGTTCGGGCTGAAACCTCGGTCCCCAATGCCCCTCCTCCGCGCAGAGGTGACGGGTCGTAAGCCGTATAAATTAAGTCAATACTAGTATTGACCCACGGCGACAGATTTCGCCTTCTTGGACCGAGAACCGCGGTGAGTGAGGCGCGCGGCTGCTTCGCAATCCGTTCCCCTGCCTCCATTCTGAAGGCTGAGGCTGGCGAAGCCGCCGGCTTCTCTTCGCTCTTCGGGCTGCTGGTTTGGTGGCCGCGAGGGCTCTGGCACCGCGCCCCTGGGTCACCCGCGGCCTGTCCGCGGCAATCTCCGGAAGGCCTGGCCGCTCGCGTCCGGCTGGGCGCTTCGGGTCGGGAAAGGAGCAGCGCGCGGAACTGGCCGGGCTCGGGGGGCGCGGTCTGCGGTGGTCGGGGAGCGGGATTGGGAATCCTGACACGCCCCTCCCGCGCCCTGCTGGCCGCGCACCCCACCCCGAGGAGGGGGAGGTGCCCAGctctcacccccagccccgcGGACCGGCCCCCGCAGCTGGCCGGCGTTCCTCGGGGTGGGGCGGTGGTCGGGTCCCGCCCCGCTCCGACCCCGCCCGGAGAGGGAGGTGCCCGGCCCGCGGGCGTTCACGGCCCGCCTCCGCCTCCGAGCTGAGCGCTGCCGGGAAGCCCAGCTCGGCTAGTTTGTGTTTCTGCTCCCGTCGGAAGATCACGCCCGGAGGCTGATTTATGAGTGCTCGGCCCTGCCCCGCGAGCGAGCACCGCTTCTTTTCGGGTCCGGGATGTTTGTAAGGAAACGCATTCCCTCCCCGGCTGTCGTCGATTTAGAGAATCAGGAGTTTGTGCAAAGCCACCCATACCCGCATTCACTTTCCCTCCTCCGGCGCCCACCTCCTCTGGCCAAAGTTTGCCAGCCTCCTAGGTACTGGTTAGGCTGAGCAGAGGGGAAGATGTTAGATTTCTAAGGTGAAAATTATCCTTGCTCAAATTGATAACCCAGTTGGAGCTCTTGCTGGCCTATTTCAAACCTGGTGAGGTGCTGTGCGGCTCACGTCCGGCCGGCTTGAGGAGGCCCTGGACACGGGGTGTTCATCCAGTACTGGTCTCAGACCAGCTGCCTGGCCACACGCCGGCAGGCGGTTCCCTCTAAACAGTCAAATCTGGACAAACTTATGAGACCCAAGAATtggtcttttccctctctctctcctttttattatTCACAAGACTGAGATTGTTTTAATGCCATAACTTATACGAAAATAAGCTAcattgaaataaattaaacacAACGGAGACGTGCTTCAGACATGGCTCATAGGATATGCAACCCCAGGAAAGAAAGCCAGGCAAAACCAAAGCAAAGCGAATTTCCAGGCTGCCCCAAAACGTCTGCTTTTCAGTCAACTAAAAACGccagaatagaaacaaaaataaatggagaccCCAGTGTTCGTTCCTGCATGTGATGTTTACCTTTGGAAAAGTATGGAAAAGTGGCTGCTATGCGTGGCAGGTTACAGCAGAGGTTTTGTTCTCTTCTGGAATGTGGCTGGAGGACATTACTGGGTAGTTGGGTCCTATAACTTTCAAAATACAGCAGCTGAGATCCAGTCTATATAGACATCTAATGTACAAAGTAGGGtagtataataaatatttagtgtgTCTTCAGGTGTAGCTGTAGCCCCTTCAAAAGCAGTCTTTCGAGCCTGTTTCATGAATATACTCTCAATTTGCTTGGGATGTCCAAAGTTGGGGGGTGACTTTGAGTTTTGCCTCAGACACGGTGGAGTCCAGCATGGGTTCCCTCGGGCACTGTGGCTGCTCCACGGTGGTCCAGGCCCTAGCCCTCCCTGGGCCCTCGCCCTCAGGGGCGGGCCTGTTCCAGCTGCTGATGCTGACTTCTAATGGCGAACCTGCTGACgtggacggggatggggacaacGATCTTGGGGTTCCTGGAGGGCTCCCCTGTCTTGGAATTGGCATTGCCAGCTTTCACCCGTTTCCACTTGGCCCGGCGGTTCTGGAACCAGATTTTCACCTGCACCTCGCTGAGTTTGAGGGCGTGAGCGATCTGTGAGCGCTCGGTCAGCGAGAGGTACTTTTTGCAGTGGAACTCCTTCTCTAGCTCGAGGAGCTGCTCGCTGGTGAAGGCAGTCCGCCGCCGCCGGTTCTTGCCCGTGGACGTGGTGctgcccgcgccgccgccgctcgGCGGGGTCTCCTCCAGCGCGTGGCCGGGGTCTTCCTCCTTGTGAGCCGCCTGGCCAGTCAGATTGTCATCCGAGCTGTAGTCCAGATCGCTCTCCAGCGAGAAACTCTCCTCCTTGCCCTTCGGGTCGTCTTCCACCTTTGACTCGTCTTTCCCTTGCCCTCTGACAGCCCCGACTGAAAGCAAAACCAAACGGCGTTTTATTACATTTCGCACACtggccttcctttccctttcccaccGTCCCTCGGGCATTTTCCCCCCTTAGCGGATTGTCTTTCTGTGACATTAACACATTGTGACTTCCTGGCCTTTGAGGGGTAGAGAAGGGGGGGGGGGCGTGAGAAAGCTcaagggagaggaggagacagtACAGGCGACGGCCCTTTGCCCAGAACCATCACTCAAGGGGCCACCAGGCCTCCTCTGCACCCTCCCAGCTTCCCGCAGCTTAAGGCAGAAGTAACAGGAGGCGTGAGGCCCAAGAGAGCTTCCTCTTTGTCCccggggtgggggctgggtgagGACTGAGGGGGAGTTCACGATTCATCCTGcccgcccacctccctccccgccgccgccgccgccgccgccgccgccgccgccaaaATTCTGTGAACTTCAATTTCATCGCAGCCAGAGTGAGTGCACAGGGAGGTGCAGATCCCAGACCATGTCGGGTTTGGAGATAGATGATGTTGGTCAAAGGGAAGTTTTGTAGCCTTAGAAGAAGTTCCCACCGGACACCCCAGCACACACATGCGGACGCACAGCCTCCTAGGAATCCCATTCTCCCAGGCAAGCAGCAAGCCTGGTAAAGGGGTTTAATAGGTCTGGACGCCCTTCGGCACCCTCCCTGCGAAGACGCGCAGcccaacccccctccccaaagGCCGAAACCTACCCGGGATCCCAGGTCACAGCGCTGGAGATGAGGGAGTGCAAGACTCGGCCAAACTGGCCGGCAGATAAATTCGCCGCTcagagcagcagctggcctggggctctgaATGCGCActccgcccccccccgcccccgcgctTGTTGCGTGGCTCTAAATGCCCTCCGGAGGCCCCGCCGCGCAGCTCCGCTGCATCCTCCGGCTCCTCAGGCCGGTGGATCCGGGGcgaggggcgggc contains:
- the GBX2 gene encoding homeobox protein GBX-2 isoform X1, which translates into the protein MSAAFPPSLMMMQRPLGSSTAFSIDSLIGSPPQPSPGHFVYTGYPMFMPYRPVVLPPPPPPPPALPQAALQPALPPAHPHHQIPSLPTSFCSSLAQGMALTSTLMATLPGGFSASPQHQEAAAARKFAPQPLPGGGNFDKAEALQADAEDGKGFLAKEGSLLAFSAAEAVQASLVGAVRGQGKDESKVEDDPKGKEESFSLESDLDYSSDDNLTGQAAHKEEDPGHALEETPPSGGGAGSTTSTGKNRRRRTAFTSEQLLELEKEFHCKKYLSLTERSQIAHALKLSEVQVKIWFQNRRAKWKRVKAGNANSKTGEPSRNPKIVVPIPVHVSRFAIRSQHQQLEQARP